A single window of Salvia splendens isolate huo1 chromosome 6, SspV2, whole genome shotgun sequence DNA harbors:
- the LOC121806987 gene encoding probable sugar phosphate/phosphate translocator At1g48230, whose product MISKHILLTYLYLLVYITLSSGVILYNKWVLSPKYFNFPLPITLTMIHMGFSGFVAFVLIRVLKVVSPVKMTFEIYATCVVPISAFFAASLWFGNTAYLFISVAFIQMLKALMPVATFLMAVLCGTDKLRCDLFLNMLLVSFGVVISSYGEIHFNVVGTVYQVTGIFAEALRLVLTQVLLQKKGLTLNPITSLYYIAPCSFVFLFVPWYLLEMPGIEVSQIRFNFWIFFSNALCALALNFSIFLVIGRTSAVTIRVAGVLKDWILIALSTVIFPESAITKLNIIGYAVALCGVVMYNYLKANDVRSSQSPGDGERTAKDLRSSNMYGLDDNSTNNGMGLKNARSGSHLEVVIDEDVPFIPASKGLLSRSKPS is encoded by the exons ATGATCAGCAAACACATTCTGCTGACCTACCTGTATCTCTTAGTGTATATAACGCTATCCTCGGGAGTTATTCTGTATAACAAG TGGGTTCTCTCGCCAAAGTATTTCAATTTCCCATTGCCGATAACTCTTACCATGATTCATATGGGCTTTTCGGGTTTTGTGGCATTCGTTCTGATCCGTGTTCTTAAG GTTGTATCTCCTGTGAAGATGACTTTTGAAAT ATATGCGACATGTGTGGTTCCTATCAGTGCATTCTTTGCGGCAAGTCTTTG GTTTGGAAATACAGCCTACTTATTCATCTCTGTGGCCTTCATCCAGATGCTCAAAGCCTTGA TGCCAGTTGCCACTTTTCTCATGGCTGTTCTTTGTGGAACCGACAAATTAAGATGCGATTTATTTCTGAACATGCTGTTGGTCAGTTTTGGGGTTGTGATATCATCATATGGGGAAATCCATTTTAATGTAGTGGGCACGGTGTATCAAGTTACCGGAATATTTGCAGAAGCTCTTAGATTGGTTCTCACCCAAGTTCTACTTCAAAAGAAAGGCTTAACACTCAATCCTATCACAAGCTTGTATTACATTGCTCCATGCAG TTTTGTGTTCCTCTTTGTACCATGGTACCTCTTGGAGATGCCCGGGATTGAAGTATCACAGATCCGGTTCAATTTTTGGATATTCTTCTCAAATGCACTCTGTGCATTGGCTTTAAATTTCTCAATCTTCCTGGTAATTGGTAGAACCAGTGCTGTTACTATTCGAGTGGCTGGTGTTCTAAAAGACTGGATTCTTATTGCCCTTTCAACTGTCATTTTCCCGGAGTCAGCCATCACAAAGCTTAATATCATCGGTTATGCTGTTG CCCTTTGTGGTGTTGTCATGTACAATTACTTGAAGGCCAATGATGTTAGGTCATCCCAATCTCCCGGAGATGGTGAACGAACAGCAAAG GATCTGAGGTCTTCCAATATGTATGGTCTGGACGACAACTCCACAAACAATGGTATGGGATTAAAGAATGCAAGGAGTGGTTCTCATTTAGAGGTAGTGATAGATGAGGACGTCCCTTTTATACCTGCTTCGAAGGGTCTGTTGTCGAGGTCAAAACCCAGTTAG
- the LOC121809399 gene encoding U5 small nuclear ribonucleoprotein 40 kDa protein-like gives MQVESALSVVGPKPTELSTFTHSFGPPGAGPNGKQRTSSLEAPIMLLAGHQSAVYSMKFNPAGTVIASGSHDRDIFLWNVHGDCKNFMVLRGHKNAVLDVQWNTDGSQIISTSPDKTLRAWDVETGKQIKKMVGHLFVVNSCCPARRGPPLIVSGSDDGTAKLWDMRQRGSIQSFPDKYQITAVSFSDASDKIYTGGIDNDVKVWDLRRTDPVMKLQGHHDMITGMQLSPDGSYLLTNSMDCSLRIWDMRPYAPQNRCVKILEGHQQNFEKNLLRCSWSPDGSKVTAGSSDCMVYVWDTTSRRILYKLPGHTGSVNECVFHPNEPIIGSCSSDKQIYLGEI, from the coding sequence ATGCAAGTCGAAAGTGCTCTTTCTGTGGTTGGTCCAAAGCCAACAGAGTTGTCAACTTTCACACACAGCTTTGGCCCACCTGGGGCTGGTCCCAATGGGAAACAGCGGACATCGAGCTTAGAAGCACCTATAATGTTACTGGCTGGGCATCAAAGTGCAGTCTACTCAATGAAGTTTAATCCTGCCGGGACTGTCATTGCATCTGGGTCGCATGACAGGGATATCTTTTTGTGGAATGTGCACGGAGATTGCAAAAACTTTATGGTCTTGAGAGGGCACAAGAATGCTGTCTTGGATGTCCAGTGGAATACTGATGGTTCGCAGATAATATCAACAAGCCCTGATAAAACTTTAAGGGCATGGGATGTTGAGACTGGTAAACAGATTAAGAAGATGGTTGGGCACTTGTTTGTTGTGAACTCGTGTTGCCCTGCTCGGAGGGGCCCTCCTCTTATTGTCAGCGGATCGGATGATGGAACTGCCAAACTTTGGGATATGCGTCAAAGGGGTTCCATTCAGAGTTTCCCAGACAAATACCAGATCACAGCAGTCAGTTTTTCTGATGCATCTGATAAGATTTACACCGGTGGCATCGACAATGATGTCAAGGTATGGGATTTACGAAGAACTGATCCTGTTATGAAGCTTCAAGGACATCATGATATGATTACTGGTATGCAGCTGAGTCCAGATGGGTCTTACCTTCTAACAAACAGCATGGATTGCTCCCTTCGAATATGGGATATGCGGCCATATGCCCCTCAGAATCGCTGCGTGAAGATTCTTGAAGGGCATCAACAAAATTTTGAGAAGAACCTGCTGAGGTGTAGCTGGTCACCTGATGGAAGCAAAGTTACTGCTGGTAGTAGCGACTGCATGGTATACGTATGGGACACTACTTCAAGACGCATACTGTACAAGCTCCCTGGCCATACTGGGTCAGTGAATGAATGCGTCTTTCATCCCAATGAACCTATAATCGGGTCTTGCAGCAGCGACAAGCAGATATATCTTGGTGAAATTTAG
- the LOC121809400 gene encoding uncharacterized protein LOC121809400, whose protein sequence is MSHIGIAPITPHAPKSSISTRFYACNAALPHQKTSVQRRDVAMGLAGVLLGLSVGGGNAWGAARRPPPPPPEEKKDPNVTGLAAKVLASKKRKEAMKETIAKLRDKGKVIQETSPSQ, encoded by the exons ATGAGCCATATAGGCATTGCCCCTATTACTCCCCATGCACCAAAATCCTCAATCTCCACAAGATTCTATGCTTGCAATGCTGCACTTCCTCATCAGAAAACATCAGTGCAAAGGAG GGATGTTGCAATGGGGCTGGCTGGTGTGTTGTTGGGACTGAGTGTTGGTGGTGGAAATGCATGGGGAGCCGCGAGAAGGCCGCCTCCTCCCCCGCCCGAGGAGAAGAAGGACCCAAATGTGACTGGTTTGGCAGCAAAGGTTCTTGCTAGCAAGAAGAGGAAAGAAGCCATGAAGGAAACCATTGCTAAGCTTAGAGATAAAGGAAAGGTCATACAAGAAACATCTCCATCTCAGTAG
- the LOC121809398 gene encoding BTB/POZ and TAZ domain-containing protein 3-like isoform X2 translates to MQIEGGTSSDNLDFLESARLSPRPRLDIPKPPPIPRRRSNRVLAASCFVPKETKDIWEKLFSEGYGADVHILTDDGSIIAAHQSILSIASPVLRNLLQQSKIKNPVRTIRIPGVPCDAVRAFIRFLYSSCYGEEVMQKFVLHLLVLSHSYVVPSLKRVCEHTLERGWLNKENVIDVLQLARSCDAPRLAFVCLRMVVRDFKSISTTEAWKVMRRADPTLEQELVESVVEEDSRRQERSKKVEEKKVYIQLYEAMEALLHICKDGCRTIGPRDKALKGSHVACGFVACKGLEALIRHFSGCRTKVPGGCVHCKRMWQLLELHSRMCNDPDYCKVPLCRHFKVKMMQQSKKEEVKWKMLVRKVTAAKNAQKLLSFRRF, encoded by the exons ATGCAG ATAGAAGGAGGGACTTCATCAGATAATTTGGACTTCCTTGAGAGTGCAAGGCTTTCACCACGTCCGCGTCTAGATATTCCAAAACCTCCTCCAATTCCCAGGAGAAGATCGAATAGGGTACTTGCAGCATCATGTTTCGTTCCAAAGGAAACGAAAGATATATGGGAGAAGCTCTTCAGTGAGGGGTATGGAGCCGATGTGCACATCTTGACAGATGATGGATCAATAATTGCTGCTCATCAAAGTATTCTG AGCATTGCATCTCCAGTCCTTAGGAATCTTTTACAGCAGTCTAAAATCAAGAATCCTGTAAGAACTATTCGGATTCCTGGTGTACCGTGTGATGCGGTTCGTGCATTCATCCGTTTCCTCTATTCATCTTG CTACGGAGAAGAGGTTATGCAGAAGTTTGTCCTCCATTTACTGGTTCTATCACACTCTTACGTCGTTCCATCGCTTAAAAGAGTATGCGAACACACGCTCGAACGAGGGTGGTTGAACAAAGAAAACGTTATAGACGTGCTGCAGCTAGCTAGAAGTTGTGACGCTCCACGCCTTGCCTTCGTCTGCTTGCGTATGGTAGTTCGCGACTTCAAAAGCATCTCCACTACCGAGGCATGGAAGGTGATGAGGCGCGCTGATCCCACCCTCGAGCAAGAGCTAGTGGAGTCCGTTGTTGAAGAAGATTCA AGGAGGCAAGAGAGGTCAAAGAAAGTCGAAGAGAAGAAGGTGTACATCCAGCTGTACGAGGCGATGGAGGCTCTACTCCACATCTGCAAGGACGGGTGCAGGACAATTGGGCCTCGCGACAAGGCTCTAAAAGGGAGCCACGTCGCCTGTGGCTTCGTGGCATGCAAGGGGCTCGAGGCCCTGATCCGCCATTTCTCGGGATGCAGGACGAAAGTCCCCGGCGGGTGCGTGCACTGCAAGCGCATGTGGCAGCTGCTCGAGCTGCATTCGCGTATGTGCAACGACCCCGACTACTGCAAGGTCCCTCTTTGCAG GCATTTTAAGGTGAAGATGATGCAACAGAGCAAGAAAGAGGAGGTTAAGTGGAAAATGTTGGTGAGAAAAGTGACAGCAGCAAAGAATGCTCAGAAACTGCTTTCATTTAGAAGGTTTTAG
- the LOC121809398 gene encoding BTB/POZ and TAZ domain-containing protein 3-like isoform X1: protein MGSSAVEISWPSSSIDSFEPSFFIQIEGGTSSDNLDFLESARLSPRPRLDIPKPPPIPRRRSNRVLAASCFVPKETKDIWEKLFSEGYGADVHILTDDGSIIAAHQSILSIASPVLRNLLQQSKIKNPVRTIRIPGVPCDAVRAFIRFLYSSCYGEEVMQKFVLHLLVLSHSYVVPSLKRVCEHTLERGWLNKENVIDVLQLARSCDAPRLAFVCLRMVVRDFKSISTTEAWKVMRRADPTLEQELVESVVEEDSRRQERSKKVEEKKVYIQLYEAMEALLHICKDGCRTIGPRDKALKGSHVACGFVACKGLEALIRHFSGCRTKVPGGCVHCKRMWQLLELHSRMCNDPDYCKVPLCRHFKVKMMQQSKKEEVKWKMLVRKVTAAKNAQKLLSFRRF from the exons ATGGGCTCTTCGGCTGTTGAGATCTCGTGGCCGTCCTCTTCTATTGACTCGTTTGAGCCCTCTTTCTTTATACAGATAGAAGGAGGGACTTCATCAGATAATTTGGACTTCCTTGAGAGTGCAAGGCTTTCACCACGTCCGCGTCTAGATATTCCAAAACCTCCTCCAATTCCCAGGAGAAGATCGAATAGGGTACTTGCAGCATCATGTTTCGTTCCAAAGGAAACGAAAGATATATGGGAGAAGCTCTTCAGTGAGGGGTATGGAGCCGATGTGCACATCTTGACAGATGATGGATCAATAATTGCTGCTCATCAAAGTATTCTG AGCATTGCATCTCCAGTCCTTAGGAATCTTTTACAGCAGTCTAAAATCAAGAATCCTGTAAGAACTATTCGGATTCCTGGTGTACCGTGTGATGCGGTTCGTGCATTCATCCGTTTCCTCTATTCATCTTG CTACGGAGAAGAGGTTATGCAGAAGTTTGTCCTCCATTTACTGGTTCTATCACACTCTTACGTCGTTCCATCGCTTAAAAGAGTATGCGAACACACGCTCGAACGAGGGTGGTTGAACAAAGAAAACGTTATAGACGTGCTGCAGCTAGCTAGAAGTTGTGACGCTCCACGCCTTGCCTTCGTCTGCTTGCGTATGGTAGTTCGCGACTTCAAAAGCATCTCCACTACCGAGGCATGGAAGGTGATGAGGCGCGCTGATCCCACCCTCGAGCAAGAGCTAGTGGAGTCCGTTGTTGAAGAAGATTCA AGGAGGCAAGAGAGGTCAAAGAAAGTCGAAGAGAAGAAGGTGTACATCCAGCTGTACGAGGCGATGGAGGCTCTACTCCACATCTGCAAGGACGGGTGCAGGACAATTGGGCCTCGCGACAAGGCTCTAAAAGGGAGCCACGTCGCCTGTGGCTTCGTGGCATGCAAGGGGCTCGAGGCCCTGATCCGCCATTTCTCGGGATGCAGGACGAAAGTCCCCGGCGGGTGCGTGCACTGCAAGCGCATGTGGCAGCTGCTCGAGCTGCATTCGCGTATGTGCAACGACCCCGACTACTGCAAGGTCCCTCTTTGCAG GCATTTTAAGGTGAAGATGATGCAACAGAGCAAGAAAGAGGAGGTTAAGTGGAAAATGTTGGTGAGAAAAGTGACAGCAGCAAAGAATGCTCAGAAACTGCTTTCATTTAGAAGGTTTTAG